The Mycolicibacterium monacense genome contains the following window.
GGCCAAGGTCGCCGAGGAGCGGCAGAAGTCCGAACAGAACGACAACTGAGAACACCGACTGACGGCCGGCCCGCGCCTCCTGCAGGTGCGGGCCGTTCGTGTGTCCGGATCAGGTCAGCGCGGAACGGGCGAGCCGGCGGACCCGGTTCTTGTCGATCTTGCCGTTCGTCGTCAGCGGCAAGGCGTCGACGAACAGCACATGGCGTGGGCGCTTGAACCCGGTGAGCCGCGCCCGCACGTGCTCGACCAGCGCCGACTCGGTGGGGTGTCGACCCTCGGCCGCCACGACGACCGCGCACACCGCTTCACCCCAGTATTCGTCCGGCACACCGACCACGGCGGCCGATTCCACTTCCGGGTGGTCGGTCAGGACGTCCTCCACTTCGCGGGAGGACACGTTCTCCCCACCCGTGACCACGATGTCCCTGCGGCGGTCCACCACGTACAGGTTGCCGTCCGCGTCGATGCGGCCGATGTCACCGGTGGCCAGCCACCCTTCACCGTCCACCGCAGAACGCCCGCGCCAGTAGCTGGTGGCAACCTGGGGGCCGCGGACCAGGATCTCACCGTCGTCGCCGATCCGGACCTCGACATGCGGATGGGGTCGGCCGGCGCCGGCCAGGATCGCGGGGTGCCCGGCGAGGCCGCGCCGGTGGTCGCCGGGGCCGAGGAAGGTGACGTTCCCGCCGGTCTCGGTCATGCCGTAACCCTGATGGAAGTCGACGTCGAGGCGTTCGAGTGCGGTGCGCAGGAGCTCGGCCGGGATCGCGGCGGACCCGTAGGCGATCGACCGCAGGGTCGGCAGCGTGGCACCGGTGGCCCGCAGGTGGTCGAGCAGTGCATGCAGCATCGTCGGAGCCAGTGAACAGGCGGTCACCGCGCAGTCGTTGATGGTGCGCGCGATCGCGTCGGCCCGGAACTGCGCCGCGAGCACCACGGTGGCGGCGACGGCGTGCTGCACCAGCATGTTGTAGCCGGCGATGTGGCACATCGGAAACGGCAACAGGTACACCCCGCCGCGGGGGACGGCGCGGCCGATGACCGAACCTTGCACGGCGGCGAGTATCGAACGGTGGCTGTGCACAACGCCTTTAGGAGTGCCGGTCGATCCGCTGGTGAACAGCAGCCAGGCGGGGTCCTCGGGTGCGCACGCGACGTCGACGCCGGGCTCGCCCGGTTCGGCCGTGAGCTCCGGAGATCCGGCCGCAATCACGTGGCGCACCGACGGGACCTGGGACCGCAGCTCGGTCAGTGCGTCCACGTAGGTCTGGTCGCCGATGACGACGGTGGGTTCGGTGAGCGCCAGCTGGGTGTACTGCTCGTCGGCCCGCAGGCGCTGGTTGACCAGCGTCAGCACCCGGCCGGCGCGTGGCACCGCGTAGTACAGCCGGGCGTAGGCAGTGCTGTTGTCGGCGATGACCGCGATCCGGTCACCCGGTTCGCTGTGGGTCGCGACCCATCCGGCGACCGACCGGATCTGCCGGTCGAACTGTGCGAACGAGGTCGCGGCGCCGTCGGGTCCGATGACCGCCGGGCGGTCCGGATCCGCGGCGGCGGCCGACGTCACGAGGTCGTGCAGGAGCATGTCTACCGCGGCACCCCGAGCGCGAGCACCGCCGCATCGTCCTCGACGCCGTCGCCCAGATCGGCCAGCAGGTTCCGCAACGTCTCGACGATCGCGGTCGCCGTGGTGGGCGCATGCGCGCGGGCCAGTTCCATCAGCGCGTCATGGTCGTCGAATCGTTCTGCGCCGCTTCCGATCCGGGCCTCGGTGACCCCGTCGGTGTACAGCACCAGGGTGTCACCGGCGCCGAGGTGCACACGCGCCGAGGCGAACCGGGCGTTGGTGAAGATGCCGACGGCCTGACCGCCCTCGGTGGTGATCTTGTGGACACCGCCGTCGGCGCGAAGCAGAAGCGCCGGTGGATGACCACCGCTGGCCAGATGCACGTCGAACCCCCCGTTGTGGCGGGCGAGCACCCCGTAGATCACGGTGCAGAAATGCGAACGGTCCGCACCGAACTCGTTGATGAGCACGGTGTCGAGGTTGTGCAACACCGCCACCGGATCGTCGTCGAACACCGCCGCCGCCCGCAGCGTGTAGCGGGTCAGCGACGCGACGGTCGCCGCGCTGATCCCTTTCCCGCAACTGTCGCCCAGGAAGAATGCCGAACGGCCGGGAGCCAGCGCGAACAGATCGTAGAAGTCGCCGCCGACCTCGTCGTGCGATGCCGCGTGCAGGTGGGCGCAGGCCTCCAGGCCCGCGGGAGGGGACAGGGCAGGCGGCAGCAGGGAGCGTTTCAGTGTCCGCGCGAGCGCGGTCGCCCTGGTTCGCTCCTGCTCGGCGCGTTCCCGCTCGGCCAGGAGTTCGCGTTCATAGGCTCGCCGGTCGCTGGCGTCCTGGAGGACGAACCGGATGGTCGCCGGCGCTCCGCCTGTGTCGGTCTTGACGTTCGCGGCGATCAGCGCGGGCAGACGGGCGCCGCCCGACGCGATGAGATCGACTGCGACACCCTGTAATTCACCGGTGAGATGCAGCAGGGGAACGAAGTGGGTCTCGAAGTGGATCCGACTGCCGACGGTCAACAGATCGGTGAACGGTGTGCCGATCAACTCGTCGCGGGAGCGGCCGAGCCAGCGCACCAGCGTCTCGTTCACCGAGATGATCCGCCGGTCGGGCGCGGTCGCGAGTTGACCGCACGGGGCGTGCTCGTACAGATCCTCGACGGAGCATTCCGGTGCAGGTGCCGCACCCTCGGCGCTGTTCACGTCGACCGGGCGAACCCGGCGATGGCCTCGGCGGTCTCCGCCGGGGCGCTCAGATGGGGGCAGTGGCCGCTGGTGTCCAGAGTGACCAGCGTGCTGCCGGCGATGCGGCCGTGGACGAATTCCCCGACACCGCGCGGGGCGATCGCGTCGTGTGCGCACTCGATGATCAACGTGGGTACACCCACGCCGTCGAGATCGTCCCGGTTGTCGGACAGGAACGTCGCGCGCGCGAACACCCGCGCCCGCGTCGGGTCGGTGCGGCAGAAACTCTCGGCCAACTCCTCCGACAGCTCCGGCTGCTCCGGCGCGCCCATGATGGTCGGGGCCATCGCGCGTGACCATCCGAGGTAGTTGCTCTCGAGGGATTCGAGGAGCTCGTCGATGTCCGCCCTGGTGAATCCGCCCCGGTAGTCGCCGTCGTCGACGTAGCACGGTGACGGGGTGAGCAGCACGAGTTTCGCAAACCGGCCAGGGTCGGCGCGGACGGCGAGCACCCCCATCATCGCGGCGACAGAATGCCCGACGAACACGACGTCGCGCAGGTCGAGTTCGCGCAGCAGTTCGAGGATGTCCTCGGCGTAACCATCCAGTGACGAGTAGCGGTCGGCGTCCCACGCAGCGGGGTCCGAGGCCCCGGAACCCACATGGTCGAACAGGACCACCCGGAATTCCGGCGCGAGTCGTGCGGTCACCAACCGCCACAGGTTCTGGTCGCAGCCGAACCCGTGCGCGAGGACAATCGTGGGCCCGTGCTCGGCCCCGACGATCCGGACGTTGTTCCGTGAGCGCACATCCATCGAGATGATCCTTTCATCCCGAGCGTGTGACGGGGGAGCCTCCGGGCGGAATTTCCACCGGCCCCGGTCGTCAGCTGCTGACGCTCTCCGTGGCAACGGCTTTCGCCCAGCGGTAGTCGGCCTTACCCGCCGGCGACCGGACGACCTTCTCGGCCCTGAGAAACACCTTCGGCACCTTGTAGCGGGCGATCGACCGGGAACACACCTCGGCGAGTTCCTCGTCGGTCGCCGAGGCGCCCTCGGCGAGCTGCACGACCGCAACGACCTCGCTGCCCCACCGCTCGGAGGGCCGGCCGACCACCACGACGTCGTACACCGCCGGATGCGCCGCGACCGCGCGTTCCACCTCCTCGGCGAAGATCTTCTCCCCGCCGGAGTTGATGGTCACCGAATCGCGGCCCAGTAGCTCGATCCGCCCGTCCGCCAACACATTCGCGCGATCACCGGGCACCGACCAGCGGACCCCGTCGATGGTGGGGAAGGTCTTGGCGGTTTTGGCTGCGTCTCCGAGATATCCGAGGGGGACGAGGTCGCGCCGTGCCAGCCAGCCCGGCCCCTCACCGGGTTGCAGAACCCGCGTGAAGTCGGCGGAGACCACCGCGGTGTCGCTCTGCGGTGTGAACGTCGCGGCCTCGACCTCGGCGCCGGCGCTGGCGTAGGTGCTCATCTGGGCGCCGGACTCCGAGGACCCCACCGCGTCCATGACGATGACGTGCGGCAATGCTGCCAGGATCCGGTCGCGCACCGTCGGCGACAGCGGTGCGCCGCCGTTGGTCAGCGTGACGAGCCCCGACAGGTCGTAGTCGCCGCGCTCGATCTCGTCGAGCAGGGGGCGGGCCACCGCGTCGCCGACCATCGGGATGCTCAGCACGCGTTCGCGGGCGGCGACGCGGAGCGCATCGTCGGCGTGGAGGCGGTCGACATGGTCGGGGATGGCCAGCCTGCCGCCCATCGTCACCGCGTTGTAGGCGGCCCACTGCGCGGCGCCGTGCATGAAGGGCGGGATCATCAACAGCCCCATCGCGCCCGCGCCGGCCCGTGCCCGTTCGGCGAGCTCCTCATATGAGGACAGGAACGTGTCGCTGCCGAACGGTCGGCCGCCCATCGAGGACAGGAAGATGTCGTGCTGGCGCCACAGCACACCCTTCGGCATTCCGGTGGTGCCGCCGGTGTAGAGGATGTAGAGGTCGTCGCCGGTCGGCGTCGGCATTCCACCGGCAGGTGCGGGCGTGGTGACGATCGACTCGTAATCGACTGCGCCGGGCAGCAGTTCGTTACCGGAGTCGTCGGCGACCTGGATCAGCACCCGCAGGTTCGGCAGTCGGTCCCGCACCGCGGCGACCTGCGGCGCGAACTCCGCGGCGTAGACGAGAGCCTTCGCGTCGGCGTCGGTGAGCAGATAGGTGAGTTCTTCGTCGACGTAGCGGTAGTTCACGTTGAACGGTGCGACGCGGGCCCGGTAGCTGCCGATCATCGCCTCGAGGTACTCGTTGCCGTTGCGCAGGTAGATCCCCAGGTGGTCCTGCCCCGATTCGTGCCCCTGCAGGCGATCGCGTTTGGTATGGCAGCCCAGGCCCACCGATGTCAGATAGTGCGCGACGCCATCCACCCGGGCGTCGGATTCGGCATAGCTGAGCCTGCGGTCCCGCCACACCAGGAACGTGTTGTCCGGAACCGCTTCGGCGACCGTCTTGAACACGGTCGACAGATCGAAACTCACACCACCGTCGCTCATGGCCATGACCATACAACTACGCGAACATCGTATGGTCGAAGTGTCAGGCCGGATGCAGACCGCTGCCGGTCAGCACCGTCGGCTGCCATCCCCTGGCGCCGACGCACAGCAGTGGCCTGCCGTCGGGCGCTTGGGCGGTGGACTGTGGGCCGGGGCAGGGTGCGCCGATGTCCTGCACGCCGTACAGCGCGTACGTCGCCGTCCAGAAGCCCGTGTACACCGGCGGCCACTGGTTCGGGATCCACTTGCACTGCAGCGGTTCGCCGCCACGGCCGCGCCCGAACACATTGCGCTCCCAGCTGTAACAGGGCGCCCCGAGCTTGGCCTCGTAGCTCATCCCCGGCACGTCGGTGGGATACCGGCCGGGATCGTCGTGGTAGTCGTTGGACGGGTCGGCAAGGGCGCCCGGCGCCAGTCCGACAGCGGCGCCCGCGATCGACACGGCGACGAAGAGTTCACGAAACATGTCCCACCCTCACGGCTGACTCGATGGCCTCGCGGCAAAGCGTAACCGGTGGCCGACGGGCGCGACCGCTTTCCGTCTACTCCGCGGAGTCGCCGGGCGTATTCGCGTCGAGCACGCTGACCGCGATCCCGTACGGCAGGAACCGCACCTTGCGGGTCGGGTCGGTGTTGTTCTTGTTGGCCCGCAGCGCGTCGAGTTCGGTGGGGAACACCTGCTCGATGTGGGCATCGCCGTCGGCGTCGACGGTGTAGATCGCCCACACGCCGTCGCCGGTCTCACCGGTGGTCTCCGGCTCGGTCCTGGGCCGGCCGAACCGCCCCAACTCGTCGATCAGGGCACCCCACCCGGCGCGCTCACCCGAGGTGGTGAAGAAGCGGCCGACGCCTTCCAGTGCTTCACGCGCGACCCGGTCTAAGTCGTCGGGGTCGAAGCCGAATGGTCCGTTGTTGCTCATTGCAGTTCGCCGATCGTGGGCCGTGTGTCCATCGTTGCCGTCCTCCTCAAGTACCGCAACACTCACGGTACTCACAGTTGGATCCGAGGCGCGCGAGATAGGTGACCGTATGACCTTCACCCAGGCCGACCTGCTGTCCGCCGTCGAGCGCTCACCGCGCCTGGCGGCCGCACACGACCGTGCCGGGTGGGTGTCGCTGTACACGCCCGACGCCGTGATCGAGGATCCCGTCGGCAGCCGGGCGCACCGCGGCACCGATCGCATCGACCGCTTCTATGCGACGTTCATCGCCCCGCGCGACATCGCCTTCCACGTCCGCTCCGACGTGGTGGTGGACCAGACGGTCGTCCGCGACGTCGACCTCGAGGTGCGGATGTCGCCGCGGGTGACGATGACGATCCCCGCCGTCCTCCAATACGACCTCGCCCCGGTCGGCGGCCGGCCGAAGATCTCCCGTCTGCAGGCGTTCTGGGAGTTGCCGGGCATGGTGGGCCAGTTCCTGCGCAGCGGGCCGCGAGCGGTCCCGGTCGGCGGGGCGCTGGGCGTCGCGCTGCTGCGCAACCAGGGGCCGGCCGGTGCGGCAGGGTTCCTCGCGGGCCTGCGGAGTGTGGGTGCGACCGGCAAGCGGGGCGTCGAGCGGTTCCTGCGCGACGCCGCGGGCGGCGATGAGGTGGCCGTGCGGCGGAGGCTCGGCCGGGGCACTCGGGTGACCGTCGGCGAACACCGCCCGCTCAGCGGCACGGATCTGCTCGCCCTGTTGGCCGGCGGTCGGTGCGACAGGCTGATCGCCGCCGGACGCCACGTGGTGGCCGCGGTGCGTACCCCCGACGGTGAACCCGCGGTGCTGATCGCCGATGTCGGGACGCGACCGTTCACGATCGCGCGCCTGCGCGTCTTCGCGGGGCCGGGGTTAACCGGGGTGGACGGCGGGTAGACCTGCCCCGTGAGCACACCCAGCGATGAAGCCGGCAAGAACGAATCCGACGTGGGCGACGACCAGAAGGTCGCGTCCTCCCGTGCGGGGAAAGAAGGCGACGAAGAGGCCGGCACCTACGTCGGCCGCACCGGCAGCGACGACGCGCTCGACGACGAGCAGACCGGCGCGGAGGCCCGCTCACAACAGCAGGGCAGCTGAGCCCGGGCGAGACGGCCGGGTTGCACCTCACCGGAACCCGGACATGAGACGGTATGACGACCATGTCTGACCGCCAACACATGACCTACGAGGACTTCGGCCGTAGGTTCTTCGAATTCGCCGTCACCGAGGAACGGGTCGGTGCGGCGATCGGCGACATCGCCGGCGACGCGTTCGAGATGGGCCCGATGGGTCAGGGGCCGGGCGGTATCGCCAAGGTCACCGCCCGGGTGAAGATCCAGCAACCCCGGGTGACCCGCCACGTCGGCGAGATGATCACGTTCGCGATCCGCATCCCGCTCGAGATCGACATGGTCGTCGACCTGCGCATCGACAAGCCGAAATTCGTGGTCTACGGCGAGATCTCGCTGCGGGCCTCGGCACTGGCGGCGCATCCGCTGCTGCTCATCCTCGACGTCAAGAAGCCACGGCCGTCGGACATCTCGATCCACGTGACGTCGAAATCGTTGCGCGCCGAGGTGGTCCGCATCATCGGCGGCATCGACTCCGAGATCAAACGCTTCATCGCCGCCCACGTCGCGGGCGAGATCGAGAGCCCCGAGAGCAAACAGGCTCAGGTCATCAACGTCGCCGAGATGATCGACGAATCCTGGACCGGTATCTGAGCCGGCCTACTTCTCGAGCGTGAACTGGTTGACGTCGATGTACCCGACGCGGAACATGTCGGCGCAGCCGGTGAGGTACTTCATGTACCGGTCGTAGACCTCTTCGGACTGGATTGCGATGGCCTCGTCGCGGCGTGCCTCCAGCGCGGCGGCCCAGATGTCGAGCGTCTTCGCGTAGTGCGGCTGCAGTGACTGCACGCGCGACACGGTGAAACCGCCCGCGGCGGCGCGCTCCTCGACCATCGGGATCGACGGTAGGCGGCCGCCCGGGAAGATCTCGGTGACGATGAACCGGACGAACCGGGCGAACTGGAACGACAGCGGCATACCGCGCTCGGCCATCTCGTCGGGGTGCAGCCCGGTGATGGTGTGCAGCAGCATCACCCCGTCGTCAGGAAGCACGCGGTGTGCCATCGCGAAGAACGCGTCATAGCGTTCGTGGCCGAAATGTTCGAAGGCCCCGATCGACACGATCCGGTCGACCGGCTGGTCGAACTGCTCCCAACCCTGCAACAGGATGGACTTGGAGCGCGGGCTCTGGTCGGCGGCGAAACGGCTCTGGACGTGCGCCCGCTGGTTCTCCGACAACGTCAACCCGATGACGTCGACGTCGTGGCGTTCGATCGCCCGCATCATCGTCGAACCCCAGCCGCAGCCGACGTCGAGCAGCGTCATACCGGGTTGCAGACCGAGCTTGCCCAGCGCGAGGTCGATCTTCGCGAGCTGGGCCTCTTCGAGCGTCATGTCGTCGCGTTCGAAGTAGGCGCAGCTGTAGGTCCGGGTCGCGTCGAGGAAAAGCGCGAAGAACTCGTCGGAGAGGTCGTAGTGGGCCTGCACGTCGTCGAAGTGCGGCTTCATCTCGTCCGGGTCGTCCGGTGTGTCGGGCATCCGCTCATCGTATTACCGGGGCCAATACCGGACGCCGCGGTGCGAGCCCGTCACCGCTGGACACGCCCCGCAGATTGCCCCACAGGTGTGGGACGAACATATTGCGTGTCCAGGACACCTGCGAGGCCGCCCGGGTCCGGAACGACGGCTGCTCGGCGCACGCGCCGGCCGAAGCCCAGCTGTGGTCGCTGCCCGGCAGGCCGAGGGCTTCGGCGGCGGCCGCGGCGAACAACCGGTGTCCTTTCGCCGAACCGTGCACGCGGTCGGCGCTCCAGGTGTCGTGCTCACGCATCGACTCGGCGTGGTACAGGTCGACGAGCCGGAACCCGTACCGCTGCGCGGCCGTCTCGATGACGCCGTTGACCCGACGCACCCGGCCGGCGATCAGCCTGCCCACCGGCAGTATCGCGGTGATGTCGGGGAACATCGTGGTGACGACCGTCGCGCCGGAGGCGGCCAGCTTCGCGTAGAGGGCATCGAGGTCGGCCAGCGCCGCGCCGAACGACCGGCCGGGCCGCGTCACGTCGTTCATCCCGATACAGACCGTGATCAGATCCGGCCGCATGGAAAGGGCCAGGGGTAACTGGTCGTCGAGCACGTGGGCGATCCGGCGGCCACGCACCGCGAGGTTGGCGTATGCGATACCGGGATAAAGGGTGTCCAGATGCGCGGCCAGCCGGTCGGCGAAACCGATCAACCCGCCGTCGCCGTCGCGGTCCCACAGCCCCTCGGTCTGGCTGTCGCCGATCGCCACGTAGCGCGTATACCCGGACACGACCAAAAGCCTAGCGGCGGAACGGTTTCGCCAGCGCCTCGGCGACGATTTCGTAGGCGACGTCCTCTTCGGCATGCACGCCGGGGAAGAAGTAGTAGCCGTGCGGCATCCCCGCGGGGAAGTACTCGACGGTCTGACCGCCGGCCGCCCGGATCCGCTCGCCGAACGCTCTGGCGGAGTCGACGATCGGATCGTGGGTGCCGGCGGTGATCACGGTGAGCGGGTATCCGGTCAGGTCGCCCTCGATGGGGCTGACCCACGGATGGTCCCACGGCGTGGGGCCGACGTACGCGCCGCGGATGAACCCCGCGAAGGCCATGTCGTAGACGATCCCGCGCGGCGCCTGGGCGCGGAACGAATCCCAGCGTTCGAAGTGGAAATCGGGCATCGCGCCGAGCATCACCACCGCATCGGGAACCCGGGCGTGCTCGTCGCGGGCCCGCAACGCCAGCGCCGCAGCGAAGTTCGAGCCGGCCGAGTCGCCCGCCACCGCGACGCGGGTCGCGTCCCCGCCCACGAGTTCGGCGTTCACGGTCACCCAGCGGTACACGTCGAAGGCGTCGTCGAGCGGCGTGGGGAACATGAACTCCGGTGCGGAGCGGTAATTGGCCGACACCACCAGCGCGGAGTTGGTGAAGGCCAGTTTGCGCGCGAGGAAGTCGCAGTCCTCGGACACACCGACGGTGAACCCGCCGCCGTGGTAGTAGACGATCACCGGTAGCTGCTCGTCGGCGGGCGCCGCCCTGGGCCGGTACAGCTGGCACCGCGCCACCCCGTCGCGCACCGGCAGGTACACCTGGTCGACGTCGACGTCCGGCACCGCCTGCGCCCCGGTGGGCGGGACCAGCGCCGGGTCCGGCTGATGTCCGTCACCGATGTAGCCGCTGCGCACCGGCTGGATCATCAGATCCCGCAACGCCACCGGCTGCCGGTTGTTCGCGATCACCCGGTACATCGGCATCGCGGGGTCGTCGGGTGCGATGTAGCTCAGGCCGTCGATGGTCACGGGCGCGGTGACGTCGACCTGACCGGCGGGCACGCAGCGCAGTGCGGCGGGGATCACGACCGAAAGCCTACGGAGGTGTTCGAGGTGTTCGATCCCGTTCACGCGGGTACGCCTGATTCCGTCGCAGAAAGGACTTCCACATGCCGAAGGAACTACAGGGCCGCAAGATCGCCATCCTCGCCGCGGACGGCGTGGAGAAGGTCGAACTCGAACAGCCGCGCGCGGCGGTCGAGACCGCGGGCGGACAGGTCGAACTGCTGTCGCTCGAACCCGGCGAGATCGAGGCACGCAACCACGATCTCGAACCCGCGGGTTCGTTCTCCGTCGACCGCCCGGTCGGTGAGGCGCGGGTCGAGGAGTTCGACGCGCTCGTCCTGCCCGGGGGCACGGTCAATCCCGACAAGCTGCGCCTCGACGAATCGGCCGTGGCGTTCGTACGGGACTTCGTGCGCTCCGGTAAGCCCGTCGCCGCGATCTGCCACGGTCCCTGGACCCTGGTGGAGGCCGACGTCGTGCGGGACCGCACGCTCACGTCGTACCCGAGCATCCGCACCGATCTGCGCAACGCCGGGGCCACCGTCGTCGACCAACAGGTGTGCATCGACGGGAACCTGATCACCAGCCGGTCGCCGAAAGACCTGCCCGCCTTTTGTCAGGCGATCACCGATCAGTTCGCCAACACTCCCGCGCACACCTGATCGATGACCTCCGTCGTCATCGTCGGCAGCGGGTTCACCGGTTTCGAGTGCGCCCGTCATCTGGCCCGCAAGCTGCGCAAGAGCGAGGGGACCGGCTCGGAACCGGTCGAGATCACGATCATCTCGCCGGTCGACTACATGCTGTACACGCCGCTGCTGCCGGACGTGGCCGGCGGTCTGGTGGACGCGCGGTTCGTCACGATCCCGTTGGCCAACAGCCTGCGCGGCGTGCGGGCCGTGCGCGGACGGGTCGACGACGTGGACTTCGACCAGCGCACCGTCACCTTCACCGACCCCGAGCAGCGTGTCCGCAGCATGCCCTGGGACCGCCTGGTGCTGACGCCGGGATCGGTGACGCGGCTGTTCGACGTGCCCGGCCTGGCCGAACACGCCCGCGGGCTGAAATCGACCGCGGAGGCGCTGTATCTGCGTGACCACGTCCTCGAACAGCTCGAGCTGGCCGACTTCGACGAGGACCCCACGCTGGCGGCGGCGCGGCGGACGATCGTCGTGGTGGGTGCGTCGTACTCCGGAACGGAATTGGCCGTGCAACTGCGGGCGTTGGCCGATGCGGCGGCCCAGCAGATGGGGTTCGATCCCGACAGCGTGCGGTTCGTCCTGCTCGATCTCGCCGAACAGGTGATGCCCGAGGTCGGGGAGAAGCTCGGCGCCGCCGCCCACCGGGTGCTGCGCGGGCGGGGGGTCGATGTGCGCCTGGGCGTGACGCTCAAGGAGGTGCACGACGACCACGTGCTGCTCACCGACGACACCCGGATCGACACCCGCACCGTCGCGTGGGTCACCGGTGTCACCGGCGCGCCCCTGATCGAGAAGCTCGGGCTGCCGACCGAGAAGGGTCGGTTGAAGGTGGACGCGGACCTGCAGGTTCCCGGCCACCCCCACGTCTTCGCCGCGGGTGACGCGGCCGCCGTCCCCGACCTCACCCAGTCCGGCGCCATCACGCCGCCCACCGCGCAGCACGCCACCCGGCAGGGAAAGGTGTTGGCCCGCAACGTCGCCGCGAGTCTGGGGCACGGCACCAAGAAGCTGTACAAACACCGCAACATGGGTCTGGTGGTGGATCTGGGACCGCGCTACGCCGTGGCCAATCCGCTGGGCGTGCGGCTGTCCGGGCTGCCGGCGAAGGCCGTGACACGGGCCTACCACCTGTACGCGATACCGCGGTTCGTCAACCGGTGGGCGGTGTCGCTGGCGTACCTGACCGACGTGTTCTTCGCCCGGTCGGTGGTGTCGATCGGGCTCTCGTCCGCCGACGACGCCCGGTTCTCCGCCAGCGAGGGCATCCCGATGCCGAAAGGCGACTGATTCAAACTCCTCGGAGCGGGAACAGAAGAGCCATGGCTACCTATCGTGTGTTGGATCCGAAGGGTGAGGTCGTCTCGACCACGGACATCGAGAGCGCGGACGATGCCCACGCCTGGTTCGTCGAACAGGTTCCCGGCAACGAACTCGGCTACCGCATGGAAGTCAAGGTCGAAGAGGACCGCTGGGACTTCGTCGACGACAGCGAGGGTGACCGCTCCTACTGACCGGCTAGGGTGGCAGCGTGCCCAAACTCAGTGCGGGACTGCTGCTCTACCGGGTGACAGACGGAGTCGTCGAGGTCCTGCTCGGCCATCCGGGCGGACCCTTCTGGGCGCGCCGCGACGAGGGCGCCTGGTCGATTCCCAAGGGAGAGTACGCCCCCGACGAAGATCCGTGGACTGCCGCGCAACGGGAGTTCACCGAGGAACTCGGCGCACCGGTCCCGCCCGGTGAACCACTGCGCCTGGAACCGGTGAAGCAAGCAGGGGGGAAGATCGTCACGGTCTTCGCGGTCCGCGGCGACCTGGACCCGGGCGCCGCGACGAGCAATACCTTCACCCTCGAGTGGCCCAGAGGCTCCGGCACGCTCAGGGAGTTCCCCGAGATCGACCGGGTGGCATGGTTTCCGGTGGAGGAGGCCCGGGCGAAGCTGCTCGCGGGTCAGCGTCCCGTACTCGATCAGTTGACGGCTGCTGTCGCCGCAGGACGCGGGTAGGGCCGACGTCGATCGCGTTGACGGTGAGCGCGCGACCGTGGATCCGCCACCCCGCCGGGGTGTGCTGGTATTCGTCGTCGTAGCGCAAA
Protein-coding sequences here:
- a CDS encoding SGNH/GDSL hydrolase family protein → MSGYTRYVAIGDSQTEGLWDRDGDGGLIGFADRLAAHLDTLYPGIAYANLAVRGRRIAHVLDDQLPLALSMRPDLITVCIGMNDVTRPGRSFGAALADLDALYAKLAASGATVVTTMFPDITAILPVGRLIAGRVRRVNGVIETAAQRYGFRLVDLYHAESMREHDTWSADRVHGSAKGHRLFAAAAAEALGLPGSDHSWASAGACAEQPSFRTRAASQVSWTRNMFVPHLWGNLRGVSSGDGLAPRRPVLAPVIR
- a CDS encoding alpha/beta hydrolase, producing the protein MIPAALRCVPAGQVDVTAPVTIDGLSYIAPDDPAMPMYRVIANNRQPVALRDLMIQPVRSGYIGDGHQPDPALVPPTGAQAVPDVDVDQVYLPVRDGVARCQLYRPRAAPADEQLPVIVYYHGGGFTVGVSEDCDFLARKLAFTNSALVVSANYRSAPEFMFPTPLDDAFDVYRWVTVNAELVGGDATRVAVAGDSAGSNFAAALALRARDEHARVPDAVVMLGAMPDFHFERWDSFRAQAPRGIVYDMAFAGFIRGAYVGPTPWDHPWVSPIEGDLTGYPLTVITAGTHDPIVDSARAFGERIRAAGGQTVEYFPAGMPHGYYFFPGVHAEEDVAYEIVAEALAKPFRR
- a CDS encoding type 1 glutamine amidotransferase domain-containing protein, whose protein sequence is MPKELQGRKIAILAADGVEKVELEQPRAAVETAGGQVELLSLEPGEIEARNHDLEPAGSFSVDRPVGEARVEEFDALVLPGGTVNPDKLRLDESAVAFVRDFVRSGKPVAAICHGPWTLVEADVVRDRTLTSYPSIRTDLRNAGATVVDQQVCIDGNLITSRSPKDLPAFCQAITDQFANTPAHT
- a CDS encoding NAD(P)/FAD-dependent oxidoreductase, producing the protein MTSVVIVGSGFTGFECARHLARKLRKSEGTGSEPVEITIISPVDYMLYTPLLPDVAGGLVDARFVTIPLANSLRGVRAVRGRVDDVDFDQRTVTFTDPEQRVRSMPWDRLVLTPGSVTRLFDVPGLAEHARGLKSTAEALYLRDHVLEQLELADFDEDPTLAAARRTIVVVGASYSGTELAVQLRALADAAAQQMGFDPDSVRFVLLDLAEQVMPEVGEKLGAAAHRVLRGRGVDVRLGVTLKEVHDDHVLLTDDTRIDTRTVAWVTGVTGAPLIEKLGLPTEKGRLKVDADLQVPGHPHVFAAGDAAAVPDLTQSGAITPPTAQHATRQGKVLARNVAASLGHGTKKLYKHRNMGLVVDLGPRYAVANPLGVRLSGLPAKAVTRAYHLYAIPRFVNRWAVSLAYLTDVFFARSVVSIGLSSADDARFSASEGIPMPKGD
- a CDS encoding NUDIX domain-containing protein — encoded protein: MPKLSAGLLLYRVTDGVVEVLLGHPGGPFWARRDEGAWSIPKGEYAPDEDPWTAAQREFTEELGAPVPPGEPLRLEPVKQAGGKIVTVFAVRGDLDPGAATSNTFTLEWPRGSGTLREFPEIDRVAWFPVEEARAKLLAGQRPVLDQLTAAVAAGRG